AACGAAAGCCGTTTCCAGCTATCTAACGTTTCTCACCAGCGAGAAACGGGCAAGCCCCAAAACCATTGAGAACTACGCGCGTGACCTCATGCGCTTTTTCGAGTTCCTATTCGACCATTTGGAAGGCGATGCCAACCTCGACGATCTGGCAAACCTCTCTGTCAGTGACTTTCGCGCCTTCCTGGCACATCGCCGCCGCGAGGGCTTAAGCGCTAAGAGCATTGCCCGAACACTCTCAACACTGCGCGGCTTTTACGGACATCTGGAACGCGAAGGTCTTGCGACCAACCATGCCCTTAAACGCCTGAAGACACCCAAAATCCCGCACAGTATTCCCAAGCCAGTATCGGAGACAGGGGCGCTCAATCTGTTGGAGGACGCAAAAACAATTTCAGCTGAACCCTGGGTTGCCGCACGCGACACCAGCATTGTAACCCTGCTCTATGCATGTGGACTGCGGATCACAGAAGCACTTTCCCTCAACCAATGCGATGCGCCCTTCAGCGAGACATTGCGCATTATCGGTAAGGGCAACAAAGAACGCATCGTCCCTGTGTTGCCCGCAGCAAAGGAAGCTGTGGATCAGTACCGTGTCCTCTGCCCTCATCCACTTGATGGAGACGATCCCTTGTTCGTAGGCGTACGGGGCAAAAGGCTCAATCCGCGAGAAGTGCAAAAACTCATGACAAACCTGCGCGCACGCTTAGGGCTTCCCGATACGGCCACACCTCATGCGCTTCGCCATTCGTTTGCGACGCATCTCTTAAGTGCGGGAGGCGATCTGAGATCTATTCAGGAACTGCTCGGCCATGCGAGCCTCTCCTCAACGCAGGTCTATACCGAAGTTGATGCTGACCGGCTGCGGGAGATTTATGACAGGGCGCACCCCGCCCAAAAAGGGGCTGGGTCAACCAGAAAGTCATAAGCTCTGACTACATGTGTAGCGGGCGACCATCCACCGCGAGGGCAGCTTCTTTGACAGCCTCGGACAATGTTGGATGAGCATGACAGGTGCGCGCAATATCTTCTGCCGCGCCGCCAAACTCCATTACCGTCACAGCTTCGTGGATCATCTCGCCAGCCTGAGTGCCGATGATGTGAACCCCCAAAACCTTGTCGGTCTTTTTGTCCGCCAGGATTTTTACAAAGCCGTCTGTCTGCTGGTTTGCTTTCGCGCGCCCATTCGCCGTAAAGGGGAACTTGCCTGCACGATACTCAATACCGGCTTCTTTCAATTCTTCTTCGGTCTTCCCGACACTCGCCACTTCCGGTTGCGTATACACAACGCCGGGAATGACATTGTAATTCATATGAGGTGATTGGCCCGCCAGTCTTTCCGCCAAGACCACACCCTCTTCCATCGCTTTGTGCGCAAGCATAGGCCCGATGATCGCGTCGCCAATCGCATGCACCCCATCTACATTGGTTTTGAGATGCGCATCCACTTTGATGCGACCGCGCTCATCAACATCCACACCGGCCTTATCGAGACCCAGACCTTCCGTATAAGCGACCCGTCCGATACAGACCAGAACCACGTCCGCATCCAACACTTCGGCGTCACCACCTTTGGCGGGCTCAACAGATACCTTGAGACCCTTGCCGCTCTTTTCAACGCCGGTCACTTTGGAGCCAAGCTTGAAGGTAAATTTCTGTTTCTTCAGAACACGCTGAAAGGTCTTTGCCACCTCTCCATCCATGCCCGGCAGGATCCCTGGTAGAAATTCAACAACTGTGACGTCAGAACCAAGACGGTTCCAGACAGAACCAAGCTCCAGACCAATGACACCACCGCCAACGACGACGAGCTTGCCGGGAACCTTCTCAAGTTCAAGCGCACCGGTTGAGGAGACAATCTGTTTTTCATCAACGTCGATGCCCGGAAGGCTTGCAACATCGGACCCCGTTGCCAGCACAATGTCGGAGGCTTTAAGTGTCCGAGACCCACCTTCCGTGAGCGCAACTTCAACTTCACCGGCACCTTTAAGCGTGCCAGTGCCCTTCACCCATTCAATCTTGTTTTTCTTGAACAGAAATTCGATGCCTTGCGTGTTTCCGTCAATCGCCTGCTGCTTGAAACTCTGCATGGCGCCAAGGTCGAGCTTCGGCTTACTGATTTTGATGCCCATTTTCTCAAAATGGTCCGTCTCAGCAAAAAGTTCGGAGGCATGAAGAAGCGCTTTTGACGGGATACATCCGACATTGAGGCAAGTGCCGCCAAGCGCATCGCGCTTTTCAACACACGCCACGCTCATGCCCAATTGAGAGGCCCGGATTGCACATTCATAGCCGCCAGGGCCAGCACCGATGACAATTAGATCGAACGTGTCGGACATGGGAGAAGCCTACCTTCGCTTTAAACAGCAGATTGCGCAGGCGTCTCATCAAGGAAACACCTGCCGCTAGAGTTTTCAGAGATCAAGAAGCAAACGCTGCGGATCTTCCAGGCATTCCTTGACCCGCACCAGGAAGGTTACAGCTTCTTTACCGTCAACAATCCGGTGATCATAGGACAGTGCCAGATACATCATAGGACGCACCTGGATCTCACCATTCACAACCATCGGCCGTTCCTGGATCTTGTGCATGCCCAAAATGCCTGATTGCGGCGCGTTCAAGATTGGTGTCGACATCAGCGAACCATACACACCGCCATTGGAGATGGTAAAAGTGCCACCCTGCAAATCATCGATCTTAAGGTTCCCATCACGGGCTGCCTGACCATAAGCGTTGATTGCCTTCTCAATGCCAGCAAGCGACAGGTCCTGAGCATCCTTCAAAA
The DNA window shown above is from Parvibaculaceae bacterium PLY_AMNH_Bact1 and carries:
- a CDS encoding tyrosine recombinase XerC (Derived by automated computational analysis using gene prediction method: Protein Homology.); amino-acid sequence: MVGPAQRPITGRLNGPPDEVAAAIASAASATKAVSSYLTFLTSEKRASPKTIENYARDLMRFFEFLFDHLEGDANLDDLANLSVSDFRAFLAHRRREGLSAKSIARTLSTLRGFYGHLEREGLATNHALKRLKTPKIPHSIPKPVSETGALNLLEDAKTISAEPWVAARDTSIVTLLYACGLRITEALSLNQCDAPFSETLRIIGKGNKERIVPVLPAAKEAVDQYRVLCPHPLDGDDPLFVGVRGKRLNPREVQKLMTNLRARLGLPDTATPHALRHSFATHLLSAGGDLRSIQELLGHASLSSTQVYTEVDADRLREIYDRAHPAQKGAGSTRKS
- the lpdA gene encoding dihydrolipoyl dehydrogenase (Derived by automated computational analysis using gene prediction method: Protein Homology. GO_function: GO:0004148 - dihydrolipoyl dehydrogenase activity [Evidence IEA]; GO_process: GO:0006096 - glycolytic process [Evidence IEA]; GO_process: GO:0045454 - cell redox homeostasis [Evidence IEA]; GO_process: GO:0051068 - dihydrolipoamide metabolic process [Evidence IEA]), with product MSDTFDLIVIGAGPGGYECAIRASQLGMSVACVEKRDALGGTCLNVGCIPSKALLHASELFAETDHFEKMGIKISKPKLDLGAMQSFKQQAIDGNTQGIEFLFKKNKIEWVKGTGTLKGAGEVEVALTEGGSRTLKASDIVLATGSDVASLPGIDVDEKQIVSSTGALELEKVPGKLVVVGGGVIGLELGSVWNRLGSDVTVVEFLPGILPGMDGEVAKTFQRVLKKQKFTFKLGSKVTGVEKSGKGLKVSVEPAKGGDAEVLDADVVLVCIGRVAYTEGLGLDKAGVDVDERGRIKVDAHLKTNVDGVHAIGDAIIGPMLAHKAMEEGVVLAERLAGQSPHMNYNVIPGVVYTQPEVASVGKTEEELKEAGIEYRAGKFPFTANGRAKANQQTDGFVKILADKKTDKVLGVHIIGTQAGEMIHEAVTVMEFGGAAEDIARTCHAHPTLSEAVKEAALAVDGRPLHM